The sequence below is a genomic window from Coffea arabica cultivar ET-39 chromosome 8e, Coffea Arabica ET-39 HiFi, whole genome shotgun sequence.
TCTGCAATGGAGCCTATGTCCCCTGTCTCAGTTGCCTCCGGAGTTGATGAATCCGGCCGCAAAAACCGGCCCCGGGGACCCTTTTCAGGCCTTGTTATTTGTGTTACTGGACTTTCCAAAGGTACAACAATTTGCAATTCTGGTAACTTGtagttttatttcttatttatttggTATTTGTAGGCCTTCTATTTCCCTGCCAGTATGTTTTCCAAAGGTAGTTTTTAGATAGCAAAGTTAGTACATTTTTGGactttgttaattgttattgcATTCTGTTGGTGGTGGATGACTTTGATTCATCTAAGAGCAGACGTTATGGTACTAAAATTTTGGATACAACTGTTAGATAACGTGTTATGGTGCCCAAGTCGTGGACAAGTTATTGTTTATGTTGAAAAGTAGAGATCTTTACGTTGGGATTTAAATCTGAGTTTGGCACCCATTGATTTTAATTATGAACCACCAGAGaagttttcttattttatttgccGATGCAAATGAGATGAGTAAACAATTGAGCAAATAAAGTTCTCTGTTTCATTATTTTATGTCCTTGTTGGCTCCTGTTTGATCCTTGTTCCTTTTGGAGTCTGTAATCTTTTGCATCCTCACGCTGGAAGTAGAACTAATATGTTTAATCTACAACTCTATCTTTCAATGGTTTGATGCAACATGGCTTCCTCCTCTCTTTTCCTAGGTTTCTGGATATAATATAAAGGCGTACATAATTAGAAATTGGCAAATATAAGCTGTTTTGATATCAATTTATCTGTTTATCATTTCATCCGTGTTTTATATTCGCCATCACCATGATATGCAGaagctagggcacaagtgatgGCTGCAACACAGAAATTGGGTGGTGAATACAGCCCACATTTGCATCCTCAATGTACTCATCTGGTTGTTCAAATATCCTTTTGCATATGTCCTTTTTCCTTTGCAGTTTAACTTATATGATTCCACTCTGATATGAATTATGATAATTTGtgtttaattttagcattttcaACCATTGTAGAAagctttgaaaaattaattgcaTGTATTATGGAGAAATGATCATGTCTGTAGGTGCTGAATCTTCTTGGTTATGTCGTTGCAAAAGTTGGTCAAAAAATATTTCTTAACGCTTCCTACAGCTTTAGTGGACGGAAGTTTGAGCATGCTTTGAAACATGGGTCAAAACTTGGTCTTTCTGTTGTTACACTTGGATGGTTTGTAGACAGTGCCAGAAGGAATGGTAAGAAACTTTTTCCTGTATTTCTTGAAGCTGATGTTGATTTCTGATGAATTTAATGTAGGTGtttacttttccagcttcaattTTGTATGACTTGTCACTTAGACTATTAAACCAATAAGAGCTTGAAGATAAGAACCCTGTCATTTGCCTTTGCATTAACCACTTAGTTGAGATATAGCACAGGCCAATTTCTTAACCGAAGCCATCGTTTATACACGAAAGTGAAAATCCATTTGTGCATAATGCTCATGAGGACCTGATATGACTTCTTGTGAATTAAGTCCTGCCAAAGTGTAAAGACAAAACGAGTAGGGCTAATCTTTCTTTTGCCCAAATTAGTTAAGCTGTAGCTATTTCCTAaatttgtgaaaattccatTATTTTCAGGGCTTCATATCGTTTGTCCAATTATGTGATTACTGACTTTGTCGTTATTGTGATTGTAAGTGAGTGCAGCTTGTAAGTGAGTGCAGCTGTTTTCTTACCTACTACTACGTCTTGTCTGCAGCTTGGTGGTTAGGTTGTTGCTAATTTGAAGTCTGATTTTTTATTCTGAGCATAATGAGATGCATATGAATGTTACAAGTATTATTCAGGAACAGCATGTTTATACATATTAGTTCCCCTCGttaactataaaaaaaaaaatttaatccacAGCACCACAAAAAAGTCGTAAATGCTTTGTTTAATTGGTTTGTCAAATATCACTTGATATCGGCAGGGTAGGATGCTTTCTGCTTTTGAACTTTGAAAAGGCAAATTAATGCTGCGCCTTGGCATTTTGTAAGCCATTGTTTAGAAGGGGAACTAAAATAGCTTATGCTATGCAAACTGTTACTAAAGCTTTTTCTTCGGGCATTTCTTGTCATTTTCTCAGTGAGGTTGAGTGAAACACTTTATAGTGTTAAGACCATTGGAGAAAGTGTGGCCGCAGATGATCTGAACCGGCTAGTTCACAATATGGGTACTGAGAAGTCTTGTCTTCCCTTTGGTTCACTTGAGTACACTGATAATTCTAACATGACTGGAGGGCCACAACTTCACTTTCCTGAGAGAGAGTCCAAAAGAAGAAACACGAGTTCACTGCTGTCTGGTTATTCCTTTTACATTGATGCAGATGTGTCTGCTGAGCTGCAGAGTAAGGTAGGCTTTGTGTGCTCATAGTAAAGCAATTTTTCTGAGATTGTTTCGAATCtttgtttctaattttctgTACTCATGCTCATAAGAAGACACATTATTGCCTTTAGCCTTTTTATTAcaattttttaattcatttttgctAGTCTTGCAGCACTAAAACCTTAAATTTTTCTTAACTGCTTTAGCTTTTCGCGTATATACATGTTGCTGCAAGTTTAGGTTGTTGAAGCTGCTTCAGGTGAAGGTGCTAACTTGGTGGACCAGTGGTATGTTGGTTGCAGTGCTAGTCATGTAGTTTGTGAAGGACCTTCAGTTGGAAAATATCTTGGTCATTCAAATAACATCGTTACAGTAAGTACTACTTCCCACTGTTTATGTTTAAATGTAAGTATTAGCTGTCTACTCATGATTTCAGGGGGTCCATCTGTGGAAATTTTGGTATTCAGCAGTAATGGTAATTGATGGGATACGTTAGTTAATTGATGTGGAGTGCATAGAATTTGGTGTTTTTATACTTTTAACTTGACACTGATTTTTTATAATGTCTTTGTGACCAATTTATCCTGTGCCTTAGCCGCTGTGGGTTCTGAAGACTGCAAAGGAAAAACGTCTGCAGAGGCTTGTTCACATTTCTGCTGATTTGGCTAGGCAAACTGCAACCACAATTGATGCTATTCAAACCGGCACTTGCAGGGAGGTAATAAATTTTGTCTTCCTTTTGCTCTTCTCCTTCCTTTTTtctaacccccccccccctctttcttcctttcttctaaCTTTATATTCTCTTTAATGTGATTTAGTATTAGATTTCACTTTCTTAACTCAAAGATAAGTTTTCCTGCCAGTTCTCTTTAAAATATGTAATTTTTTCTGtccaatcctttttttttagttgTACAGTACATCCATTCTGTTCTTTGCCTACTAATCGATTAATAGCTAAGACCTAAATTTTTGTGGTCAAAAGAACACATACCTGTACTTTATGACTAGGGGTGAAATCGAGCCGAGTTGAGCTCGAATAGTGACGTACTCGAGCTTGAACCCTACACAGACCACCACagctcgagcttgagctcgagcGATCTCGAGAAATAAAGATCGAGAGCAACTCGATGATAATCAAAGCagactcgaactcgactcgatcgAGCTTGATATGCCATTCGAGCTCAATATCGAGTTGAGTACTCGACAAAACAATCTTGCCATCACTTGTTAGTTCACCCCTTTCCTGCACAATTCCTAATAATCTAACTACCTGTTTGGTTGCCACTCTAGAATGGCAATGACAATCACTATCAAACCTCTTCAATCGGAATAGGTTTATGCTATTccttttcaggtgtttggtttaGGAAAAGCAATGGGAATGATTATTGATTTTGTTGTTTGGTTTATTCACAGTCATCAATGGGAATACAAGCCCCAATTCAACAACTATTTTCCTGTGAGTAAATAAAAagttttgggataatttcagatacctcCCCTCATTGGAAGCTTGTTCATTGCATTCAAGTAGAGGAAGAGGTTGATGGTGTTAGTCAAATCCTGACCACGAATAACTCAAATCTGGACCCGGTTACCACGACTTAACTCAAATCCAGACCCAGTTCCTAGCTAGTCCAGACTTATGTGAAACGGATTCATGCTTGTGTTAAACAGCTACACAGAATACATGGCCGGATTCGCTATTCAATCCATGGCCGGATTGCGGATTCGCTATTCAATCCCTGGCCGGATTGAACCTAAGCCGGTTTACCTATAGTTAGGCAGTTTTATCCaacataaacaaaataaaatttgtaCATAAAATTAATACTGCAATCATTAATATAATACATTTCTAGCCAGAATCAAGGCCGGATTGTGGATTCGCTATTCAATCCATGGCCGGATTGCAGATTCGGTATTCAATCCGTGGCCGGATTGAACCTAAGCTGGTTTACCTCTAGTTAGGCAGTTTTATCCaacataaacaaaataaaatttgtaCATAAAATTAATACTGCAATCATTAATATAATACATTTCTAACAGTTATCCAACATAACTGGTTAAGCCCCTAAATATTGTAGCTAACAAACCTAAAAGAGTAAATTAataactaatatatatatataatacataaatGCTACCGAGCTCGAGCTACTCGTCGAGCCCACAATTCCTCCTACTAACTACTCGAGATTGACTCGTTTGCTCTAGCAAGTAGCTCGGACTTGACTCAAGCTCAAATTTAaccaagctcgagtcgagtagTTAACCAAGCTACCCATGAGCTCGATTCAAGCTACTCGATTCCTCTGCACCCTATTTATGACAGTAGCTTAGTGATTGTGCCGACACTTTTGAACAAGAATTAAAAGGCATGTTTGTGCATTTTCTGGATTCCGAAGAAAGGAAGATCATCTGTGAAAATGACTATTAGAAGCACCAGTTGAGTAGAAAAATGGTAACTGCTGAGGGTGAACTTACATGTAGAGGAAGATCAATATGGCAAGACATTTAAAGCAACATGATAATTACAACACTCATCTTAATACTAAATGGATATTAtgcaattatcaaatcaaatgcaGAACAGAACATTCACTTAACAGATCACTAGAGTACATAAAAACACTGCACTTTAGTTGACTGCATAGAGTTAATAAAATTAAAGATACTTAAAGCTTTCTTTCATGCACAATTTGCAGATTGAAAATTAGGATACTTTTTAGTAGCACTTGCACGCTTGAACCAGTGCAATGCAAGACACTGTTTTAGACCAACAGTTTAATATTCCATTTATCACCAATATTGTTTCTTTGATGTAATGAtaattggattaagtatcccAACAATGTTCTTTTCATGTTATTGGTTGcataagagaaaaagaagaaacatgCTGCAACAATGGAGGAAAAAGTCAACTACCACATCTGAGTGCAATTTTATGTAAAGTTAGTAAAACAAAACCTTGCTTGAAAAGGGAACATTTTGTCCAAGTGATCAATATGTCCTTCTGTTTCCATACTTAGTGCTTGGGA
It includes:
- the LOC113703195 gene encoding uncharacterized protein; the encoded protein is MISCMGGGGKVEVISSKGCSRLVAEISTSFSSFRGHGFQSSAMEPMSPVSVASGVDESGRKNRPRGPFSGLVICVTGLSKEARAQVMAATQKLGGEYSPHLHPQCTHLVVQSFSGRKFEHALKHGSKLGLSVVTLGWFVDSARRNVRLSETLYSVKTIGESVAADDLNRLVHNMGTEKSCLPFGSLEYTDNSNMTGGPQLHFPERESKRRNTSSLLSGYSFYIDADVSAELQSKVVEAASGEGANLVDQWYVGCSASHVVCEGPSVGKYLGHSNNIVTPLWVLKTAKEKRLQRLVHISADLARQTATTIDAIQTGTCREKFGGSICLQDAPTSMLKVSHEERQKIINLAKDWVRKRRNCRMQTCQTPMRPINPSSLLDSVCWSISEPTSSATIYTESSSVEDANDQDTFVFFDAKADGKESEASFVNLSRPLTESEKSELIFKSHFLTILFPVDRFSEMGPCSRTFFSDKGFTCLQVLDHIYAFYQENMSAAEVEVALHTDSRHADRLRSVYSSKTTAELGYLEFKRIDFLGSRKSFEMLKRVSGDNNSNVYELLIRA